atttggaggcactacctctatggtgctaaatgtgaaatcttcacagaccatcagagcctcaagtatttgttCATCCAAAAGGAACTTAATATGAGGCAAAGGCGATGGATCGAACTTCTGAAGGACTACGACTTGACCATAagttaccatccgggtaaagcaAACAAGGTGGCTGATGCGCTAAGTCGGAAGGGCCCTGGCAAGGTAACTCTAACGTTCCTCTCGGCCCAGCCATGTCTGCAGGAGACCATCAAGTTAAACCAGGATCGAGACCCGGTACTGACTAAACTTAAGGAGCATGTCAGAGAAGGGAAGACTCAGGATCATCAGATTGATGACAagggaatcttgtggatgaaaggaagACTGTGTGTGCCCGACAGTgataaccttcgccaagaaATAATGGCAGAGGCGCACAAGTCAAAATTCTCAGTCCACCCAGGCAGTACGAAAATGTACAGGGACCTCAAGAATAGTTTTTGGTGGAATGACATGAAAAGAGATGTAGCTGAATTCGTCTCCAGATGCCAGGtatgtcagcaggtcaaggcagaaCACCAgcgacctggaggattactgcaACCTTTGGAAATTcccgaatggaagtgggagcatatttccatggactttgtggtaggattgccaaagTCTAGGCAAAGCCACGATGGTATATGGGTGATAGTAGACAGACTCACGAAGactgcacacttcctacccgtccgcATGAACTACAATCTCGACAAGTTGGCTTCACTGTACATGGACAACATCGTGAAACTGCATGGAGTGCCAGTTAGCATCTTATCTGATAGGGATCCAAGGTTCGTCTCGCGCTTTTAGAAGAGCTTTCAAGAGGCCATGGGAACGGAAGTGACCCTAAGTACGGCCTACCATCCGCAAACCGATGGGCAAACTGAGAGAACTATACAGaccttagaagatatgctgagagcatgcgCCCTGGAATTGAGTAGCAACTGGAGCACTCATATACCCTTAATTGAGTTCgcttacaacaacagctatcacagcagtatcggcatggcaccatacgaagccatttatggaaggaaatgtcgaTCATCACTTTATTGGGACGAAGTGGGAGAGAAAGCCTTAGTGGGACCCGAGCTAGTACAAATGACTATGGACAAAGTTAAAATTGTCCAAGAAAagctcaaggcagctcaagatcgaCAGAAGAGCTGGGCAGACCTTAAAAGAAGGCCTGTAGAGTTCAATGTGGGCGAGAAGGCTTATGTGAAAGTCTCGCCTatgagaggagttgtcagattcagTAAAGCAGGGAAGCTGAACCCTCGATATGTTGGACCCTTTGAAATCTTAGAAAAAGTGGGCACGCTAGCATGCAGACTGGCACTGCCACCGAACATGTCAAGGATCCACAACGTGTTCCATGTATCCCAACTGAGGAGGTACATTCCAGACCCAAGTCACGTTTTAGAAATAGAACCACTCTTGACCGAAGGAAACTTGGGAGAAGGATTGAAATACGAAGAAGTTCCTATCAGAATCGTGGACACCAAGGAACAAGTCCTCAGACGACGcatcattccctacgtcaaaGTACAGTGGTCTAACCATACTGAgcaagaagcaacttgggaagttGAAGAAAAGATGAGGAAGGAATATCCCTACCTATTTGGAGACCAAGCCAACTCGAGTTTCGAGGATGAAACttcccataaggagggagggatgtaagATCCGATTTTTTTTGCCATgcaaataaataacaataagGAAATTGTGAGATTTGATTATTGTATTAAATAAGATATAAATATGAGGAGATAATTAATTGTTGGAATCTTTACAATATGGCatgcatattttcgaaaaatgcaaGGGGATACACAAGATTTGGTAAGGACCATTCAAGGCTAGAGGAATCAATGCATGGACTtgacaattttcgaaaatcctcttATTATTGTGCATAAAGATTGTTGTGCAAGAATAAACCACAAGGAAATTGGAAACAAATCCCTTAATTCAGccatcatatttttgaaaatggcaAGGTGTATTTGAATCAAAATTTATGTGATTGTGCATGATTTTTGGTAAGATTTTAGATGCCATGTTTAGCTTCATTCCCCTCACCTGTAAATACCACACTATACCTAGCCATTCCTCACACCTAAATCTCGAAATTCTAGAGCTGAAAAACTCGAAATTCTAGCAGCTAGCCAAGGCGAAACCTTGCTGAAAAAATCATCCCGAGGTTAGGCAAGAAATCGAAGCCAAGGCGCTGTCCGAGCAAGAGCAAAAAGCGATCCAATTCTCGAAGCCAAACACCTACGTTTCTTTAGCAATCCaaatactgtaagtgggctgttttaaacttttaaaatttcgaatttgatgcatatgtgatttcggtttttgaTAAGAAAATTACTATCGAGTACATGTTCTTTCCTACTCCTTTTCTTGTGTCGATTGTCATACGGTTTTTAAAacactgtgaggagtcgactgtatatgggagggaatcccaaccatgacgtacccttacgcggtgggggatataaccgctatacggcctcgcccccttagaggagtaaaattagggactgacgtcagtaaaccatagaaggtaGATAAATCACAGTGGTTGGTAAGTGTTTATGCATGTGATACGAAAAATATTATGCAAGTCATGTTTTATTTTCGAAAGTTGTGCATGTTGTTTAAATTGTGCTCGATATACCCCCCACTTGCTAAGtattcccaaatactcacccccttacaacccttcccagataagtccgaagaacagattgaggaggaagaatccgagcagttttggggatggtgaatgctCAAGGAAATCGATTatgtttaagttattattaattAGATTTACGTTTCTGCATTAAAACTCTGTCGTCTTATTTATTTCGgtaattgtaaagacaatggctatttaatttgagattatgatatataaactggttcggtttatactgtgctacaagaggcttgttgtttcgattgtgtgatttttaaacaacgccggtgtcaaatcccgagtttcggggcgtgacatctcatgtatgtggtagtggactttccctgccagcccagtattgtggttttgTCTGATCAAGAACTTTTATGTATGGATCACTTgcattgaaacatatctctacgcaaaatgatgttatgtatgctcaagtatgtatgatgcaagcatgtttaagaaaagtcttatgatgatggcacgtctacgtttatgctactacgttcaaatttcaagtatatttatgctattacgttcaagtttcaagtatgtaagccctactttaaagatgcatgtggttttattatgtagtacttgctatctccagtttatacatgtggagtctttagactcactagacttgatcgatgcaggtgaggatgactttgaggagacgagaggtggggaccaatgagccagcttggactgcgcaggaggctaaacccgaggaccgcccatgttttaagattttatgcatgacgatttttaactctgatttcatgaagtgatttatgatgtttaaatgattattacttttggcaaacttggttgttgttgtttttattgcaaatgtttttagacgagtaagttattttaatacaaatttgaaagtttattttgtatttaagaaaattttatttttcgcaaattttaaattagtttaaaaatacggtacgttacaagtTTTGAGGCTGGTGAAATCGAGAATTTTGATTAGTTCGTTAATTCGttgtttatttattgtaaaCGCTTCCGCGTGTTTCTATTTTATCGAGTTGTAAAGACACCGAACTTTTAgaaatttatgataataaactggttttggtttataatgtactacgaggctggttgtcaTTACCCAGATCCCGAGGCGTGACATTAATGTTTTCTATTAcgaaataaattaaatgaaaaactacaaaaataataattgtagcACAATAAAATCTTTTTATACTAAATATTCACGTACATTCCTAGTTATCAACACGTTTTTGGTTAAGAAGAGAAATTTTATCcaaaatataaatattggatacgatgatgaatttattttacaTGATAAAATGGCATACCCATAATTGGTCTACTTTTCAACGTTAACTCTCTCATTTATGTATTATTATAGACTTTACTTAGAAAAATTTCACCAACTTAACCCCTcctaatttattttgatggaaaactagaaaataaaataattttgaatataAGAGTGAAAGTCAAAATCCATAAATGATTAGCATTAATGATATATCTACACATGCAAATTAATTCCAACAACACTCATTTAAAGACAGCACCCACAATATATACATAGTTAAAGTCACACTTTTTATATATAGATAGAGCAGATAATTTGCATATATAGCTTACATAATAACTGGAGTGCAACAGAAGAACAATACATACAATGCCCAATTCtttggaaatatatatataaatctagtatttaaatttcattatattGGTTCTCAAAACCGTGTTGTAGACCtactgaaaggaaaaataatctTGATGTCTaagttataatttttttcttgaaataatCATCTTTAAATTTAActttcttattgatatgattgaatGAGATATTGAATTAATGGTTTTGCCGTTCTAGATATTATACTTATGATAAAGATTTCTATGATATGATATAACTGATTTAAAAAGAGGTTGTCCATTTTTTTTGATTGATTTTAGGAAATGGCTTCATCTACCCCTATGCGACCCCACACCCATGCCCAAGCTGCCATTCGTCTGAAGGATCTTGCCCTTCACTATCAGTCCCGTCAGATTCGGCGACTTAGAGCCCGATTGAGTGAGAGGAGGAGTGAGGTCGAAACCTTAACCGCTGAGAAAGAAGAGATTCAAGTCCGCCTTAACCAGTCGATCTATCAAGGTGAACTAGTTAGGAGTGATAACATGGACCTCAGAGATGTCATAGAAcagtgcaaatatcaaaatggaAAGTTGCGAGAGGATGTGGAGCGCTATCGCAAAGAATTGGAGGAAGAAAAACAGCTGAATAACAGGAGCAAAAAGAGACTGGAAAATTTGAGTGAGGCTATAAGCTGCATTGCCAAGGTGAACCATCAGCTGACTCAACAGGGTGAAGCGCTGAAGAACAAGATCAAGGAGAATAAGAAGGGGTTGAACAGCAGGATTCAGTCAGCTCTAGCAGTCTACCAACCTGCAAATTTTTCAGACCTTATGGGTGCGACTATCCGAGCAGAAGCTGAAATTCGTCGAAGGGAAGGGGAAAACAGGAACAAGCGACCCCTTAACAGTCAGCCCTCTCAAGGGAAACCAATGTTCAAGAGGCCCAATCAGTCGGGTGGACCTCCCTCAGGGCAACCCTCCGCCAGTAACCATCAAGGACTCAAGCCATGCCCAACATGTGGCTTCAGACACACCGGGGAATGCCGAAGGGCCAGCGGTGTATGCTTTGGATGTGGGAAAGCGGGGCACAGAATTGCATAATGTCCTACCGCCGCCAACCGACCAGCAGGGCCAAACAGAGGAACTAGGCCAAACACAGGAACAGGACCTAGTAAACCAAGGGAGGACAAACCTAATGCCAGAGTCTTTGCCATGACTCAGGAGGAGGCAGACGACGCCAATGAAGTCGTGTCAGGTATCATATTTATTCAGCAAGtgcctgcttatgtgttatttgactgtggtgccacacattcctttatgtctaaaagatttgctaagaagctAGGACGTAAGCCCGATAAGCTAACTGAACCTCTCCGAATAGCCATACCTACTAATAGAGCCACTGAAACGGACGAGATTTACAGAGATTGTAAAATCAGTATTAGTGATCAGACTTTTAGCGCCGATTTGATACAGTTGATCATGATCGATTTCGACGTAATcttaggaatggattggttagcaagaAACAGTGCAATAGTAGATTGTAAGGGGAAGAGAGTCAAACTCCGAACCCCGGATCGGGGAGAAGTCATGTTCCACGGCAAATCCAAGGACCGGAAGTTGCTGCTCTCCGCGTCTCAAGCTTGGAAGGCCATGAAATCCGGAGAAGACATCTACCTAGCAATGGTCAGTGAAATAAAAGAGAAATCCGAGCTGAAACTGGAGGACATCCCTATAGTAAGAGAGTTCCCAGATGTTTTTCCAGAAGAACTCTCGGGGACGGTCCCGGACCGCGAAGTGGAGTTCGAGATCAATCTGGTTCCCGGTGCGACCCCTATCTCTAAATCACCTTACAGAAAGGCACCAGCCGAACTCTAGGAATTAAAagaacaactccaagaattgctagataaaaggcagattcgaccgagtgtgtccccgtggggagctccagtactcttcgtaaagaagaaagacggtagtatgagattatgcatcgactacagagaattgaacaagatcacaatcaagaacaggTACCCTCTACCTCGGATAGACGATCTGTTCGATCAGCTTAAAGGAGCCGCCATCTTTTCTAAACTGGATCTGAGGacaggttatcaccagttgaaggtcagggctgaagatatcCCCAAGACAGCCTTTTGTACgagatatggacattatgaattcaccgtgatgccttttggtctgaccaacgcaccggcagcattcatggatctgatgaacagaGTATTCAAGCCATTCGTGGATCAGTTCATAGTGGTATTTATCGACGATATCCTCGTCTATTCTCCTGACGAGACGAGCCATGAAGAGCACCTTCACCTTGCTCTGCAGACCTTAAGAGAGAATAAGCTCTATGCTAAtttcagcaagtgtgaattctggttaagGAGTGTGTCATTTCTGGGACACGTGATCTCGAGAGAAGGAGTGTCAGTGGACCCAAGGAAGGTAGAGGCGATTACTGAGTGGCCGAGACCGAAGAACGCCACCGATATTTGAAGCTTTCTTGGATTGGCGGGTTACTACCGGACGTTTGTCGAAGGGTTCTCCTCGATAGCCGTGCCACTGACgaagctcacacagaagaattCTAAATTCATCTGGGATGACGGTTGTGAGAAGAGTTTCCAGACACTGAAAGGGAAACTCGCATCCACGCCAGTATTGATCCTGCCCGCAGAAAATAAAGATTTCACTATTTACAGTGACGCCTCTAAGGACGGTCTAGGATGCGTAATgatgcaagagggaagagtgatcgcctacgcatcaaggcagttgaaaccgcacgagcagaactaccctactcatgatctggaACTAGCAGCGGTTGTCttcgccttaaagatttggaggcactacctctatggtgctaaatgtgaaatcttcacagaccatcagagcctcaagtatttgttCATCCAAAAGGAACTTAATATGAGGCAAAGGCGATGTATCGAACTTCTGAAGGACTACGACTTGACCATAAtttaccatccgggtaaagcaAACAAGGTGGCTGATGCGCTAAGTCAGAAGGGCCCTGGCAAGGTAACTCTAACGTCCCTCTCGGCCCAGCCATGTCTGCAGGAGACCATCAAGTTAAACCAGGATCGAGACCCGGTACTGACTAAACTTAAGGAGCATGTCAGAGAAGGGAAGACTCAGGATCATCAGATTGATGACAAGgaaatcttgtggatgaaaggaagACTGTGTGTGCCCGACAGTgataaccttcgccaagaaATAATGGCAGAGGCGCACAAGTCAAAATTCTCAGTCCACCCAGGCAGTACGAAAATGTACAGGGACCTCAAGAATAGTTTTTGGTGGAATGACATGAAAAGAGATGTAGCTGAATTCGTCTCCAGATGCCAGGtatgtcagcaggtcaaggcagaaCACCAgcgacctggaggattactgcaACCTTTGGAAATTcccgaatggaagtgggagcatatttccatggactttgtggtaggattgccaaagTCTAGGCAAAGCCACGACGGTATATGGGTGATAGTAGACAGACTCACGAAGactgcacacttcctacccgtccgcATGAACTACAATCTCGACAAGTTGGCTTCACTGTACATGGACAACATCGTGAAACTGCATGGAGTGCCAGTTAGCATCTTATCTGATAGGGATCCAAGGTTCATCTCGCGCTTTTAGAAGAGCTTTCAAGAGGCCATGGGAACGAAAGTGACCCTAAGTACGGCCTACCATCCGCAAACCGATGGGCAACTGAGAGAACTATACAGaccttagaagatatgctgagagcatgcgCCCTGGAATTCAGTAGCAACTGGATCATTCATATACCTTAATTGAGTTtgcttacaacaacagctatcacagcagtatcggcatggcaccatacgaaagccctttatggaaggaaatgtcgatcaccactttaTTGGGACGTAGTGGGAGAGAAAGCCTTAGTGGGACCCGAGCTAGTACAAATCACTGTGGACAAGTTAAAATTGTCCAAGAAagctcaaggcagctcaagatcgaCAGAAGAGCTGGGCAGACCTTAAAAGAAGGCCTGTAGAGTTCAATGTGGGCGAGAACGCTTATGTGAAGTATCGCCTatgagaggagttgtcagattcagTAAAGCAGGGAAGCTGAACCCTCGATATGTTGGACCCTTTGAAATCTTAGAAAAAGTGGGCACGCTAGAATGCAGACTGGCACTGCCACCCGAACATGTCAAGGATCCACAACGTGTTCCATGTATCCCAACTGAGGAGGTACATTCCAGACCCCAGTCACGTTTTAGAAATAGAACCACTCTTGACCGAAGGAAACTTGGGAGAAGGATTGAAATACGAAGAAGTTCCCTATCAGAATCGTGGACACCAAGGAACAAGTCCTCAGACGACGCATCATTCCTACGTCAAAGTACAGTGATCTAACCATACTGAGCGAGAAAGCAACTTGGGAAGTTGAAGAAAAGATGAGGAAGGAATATCCCTACCTATTTGGAGACCAAGCCAACTcgagtttcgaggacgaaatttcccataaggagggagggatgtaagATCCGATTTTTTTTGCCATgcaaataaataacaataagGAATTGTGAGATTTGATATTGTATTAAATAAGATATAAATATGAGGAGATAATTAATTGTTGGAATCCTTTACAATATGGCatgcatattttcgaaaaatgcaaGCGGATATACAAGATTTGGTAAGGACCATCCAAGGCTAGAGGAATCAATGCATGGACTTGACAGTTTTCGAAAATCCTCTTATTATTGTGCATAAAGATTGTTGTGCAAGAATAAACCACAAGGAAATTGGAAACAAATCCATTAATTCAGccatcatatttttgaaaatggcaAGGTGTATTTGAATCAAAATTTATGTGATTGTGCATGATTTTGGTAAGATTTTAGATGCCATGTTTAGCTCCATTACCCTCACCCATAAATTCCACACTATACCTAGCCATTCCTCACACCTAAATCTCGAAATTCTAGAGCTGAAAAACTCGAAATTCTAGCAGCTAGCCAAGGCGAAACCTTGCTGAAAAATCATCCCGAGGTTAGGCTAGAAATCGAAGCCAAGGCGCTGTCCGAGCAAGAGCAAAAAGCGATCCAATTCTCGAAGCCAAACACCTACGTTTCTTTAGCAATCCAAATACTGTAAGTGGGGCtgtttaaacttttaaaatttcgaatttgatgcatatgtgatttcggtttttgaTAAGAAAATTACTATCGAGTACATGTTCTTTCTTACTCCTTTTCTTGTGTCGATTGTCATAACGGTTTTTAAAacactgtgaggagtcgactgtatatgggagggaatcccaaccatgacgtacccttacgcggtgggggatataaccgctatacggcctcgcccccttagaggagtaaaaattagggactgacgtcagtaaaccatagaaggtaGATAAATCACAGTGGTTGGTAAGTGTTTATGCATGTGATACGAAAAATATTATGCAAGTCATGTTTTATTTTCGAAAGTTGTGCATGTTTTTTAAATTGTGCTCGATATACGCCCCACTTGCTAAGtattcccaaatactcacccccttacaacccttcccagataagtccgaagaacagattgaggaGGAAAAATCCGAgcagttttggggatggtgaatgctCAAGGAAATCGATTAGtttaagttattattaattAGATTTACGTTTCTGCATTAAAACTCTGTCGTCTTATTTATTTCGgtaattgtaaagacaatggctatttaatttgagattatgatatataaactggttcgatttatactgtgctacaagaggcttgttgtttcgattgtctGATTGTTAACAACGCCGTGTCAAATCCGGAGGTTTCGGGCGTGacatctcatgtatgtggtagtggactttccctgccagcccagtattgtggtttagtctgatcaggaacttttatgtatggatcacttgctttgaaacatatctctacgcaaaatgatgttatgtatgctcaagtatgtatgatgcaagcatgtttaagaaaagtcttatgatgatggcacgtctacgtttatgctactacgttcaagtttcaagtatgtttatgctattacgttcaagtttcaagtatgtaagccctactttaaagatgcatgtggttttattatgtagtacttgctatctccagtttatacatgttgagtctttagactcactagacttgatcgatgcaggtgaggatgactttgaggagacgagacgtggggaccaatgagccagcttggactgcgcaggaggctaaacccgaggacctcccatgttttaagatttatgcatgacgatttttaatactctgatttcatgaagtgatttatgatgtttaaatgattattacttttggcaaacttggttgttgttgtttttattgcaaatgtttttagacgagtaagttattttaatacaaatttgaaagtttattttgtatttaagaaaatttttattttttcacaaattttaaattagttttaaaaatacggtacgttacagttttggggctggtgaaatcgAGAATTTTAATTAGTTCGTTAATTCGttgtttatttattgtaaaCGCTTCCGCGTGTTTCTATTTTATCGAGTTGTAAAGACACCGAACTTTTAgaaatttatgataataaacTTGTTTTAGTTTATAATGtactacgaggctggttgtcaTAACCCCGATCCCGAGGCGTGACATTAATGATTTCGATTAcgaaataaattaaatgaaaaactataaaaataataattgtagcACAATAAAATCTTTTTTATACTAAATGTTCACGTACATTCCTAGTTATCAACACGTTTTTGGTTAAGAAGAGAAATTTTATCcaaaatataaatattggaTACGATGATGAATTTATTTACAGGATAAAATGGCATACCCATAATTGGTCTACTTTTCAACGTTAACTCTCTCATTTATGTATTATTATAGACTTTACTGTAGAAAAATTTTCACCAACTTAACCCCCTcctaatttattttgatggaaaactagaaaataaaataattttgaatataAGAGTGAAAGTCAAAATCCATAATGATTAGCATTAATGATATATCTACACATGCAAATTAATTCCAACAACACTCGTTTTAAAGACAGCAACCCACAATATATACATAGTTAAAGTCACACTTTTTATATATAGATAGAGCAGATAATTTGCATATATAGCTTACGTAATAACTGGAGTGCAAACAGAAGAACAATACATACAATGCCCAATTCTttggaatatatatataaatctagtatttaaatttcattatattGGTTCTCAAAACCGTGTTGTAGACCtactgaaaggaaaaataatctTGATGTCTAAGATATaattttttcttgaaataatCATCTTTAAATTTAACTTccttatgatatgattgaatgAGATATTGAATTAATGGTTTTGCCGTTCTAGATTTTACTTATGATAAAGATTTCTATGATATGATATAACTGATTTAAAAAGAGGTTGTCTctaataaaatttttgattttcataaCGTGTAG
The Primulina tabacum isolate GXHZ01 chromosome 9, ASM2559414v2, whole genome shotgun sequence DNA segment above includes these coding regions:
- the LOC142504319 gene encoding uncharacterized protein LOC142504319; protein product: MTMDKVKIVQEKLKAAQDRQKSWADLKRRPVEFNVGEKAYVKVSPMRGVVRFSKAGKLNPRYVGPFEILEKVGTLACRLALPPNMSRIHNVFHVSQLRRYIPDPSHVLEIEPLLTEGNLGEGLKYEEVPIRIVDTKEQVLRRRIIPYVKVQWSNHTEQEATWEVEEKMRKEYPYLFGDQANSSFEDETSHKEGGM